The genomic stretch CACAAGGTCTACGAAGAGGGCAAGTTCGCCGAGCTGACCGACCTGGTGATCCGTGAGAAGGACAAAGTGGCGACGATCCTCCGCGAAGTTACCGGGAGAGAAGTCCCGGCCAATTTCTGGCCGGTATCGCCGCAGTGCGGATCGTGCGGCCATTTCACCGATCATGTCACTTCCTACGAATATCCCTACGTCCACTACAAGTGCCACTGCGGACACGAGGGCAAGGCCGACCTGAGGATCGGCCAGGCCAAACTGCCCTGGAGGCTGGAATGGGCCGCGAAGTGGAAGATATTCGGCGTTACCTGCGAACCTTTCGGAAAGGACCATGCCGCCGCGGGAGGCTCGTACGAGAGCGGGGTCCGGTTCTGCAAGGAGCTTTTCGGGATCGACCCGCCATACCCGATACCTTACGAGTTCATCCAGTTCAAGGGCAAGGGGCAGATGCACAAGTCCACCGGACATGTGGTCACCGGGACCGACGCGCTGAAGATCACTCCCGCCCCGGTGCTCAACTTCAGCGTCCTCCGTTACAATCCCGACCGGCACATCGACTACGATCCCGGACTGGGCATACTGGACGCTGTGGACGAGTACGACCATGTCGAATCGCTCTACTTCAAGGGCGGGGCGGATGAAAAGGAGAAGGACCTGCTCCGCGCCTACGAGATCGCCCAGCCCAAGTGCGTCCGCACCAAGCTGCCGATGCAGGTTCCATACCGCCACCTGGTCCATGTGGTCCAGACCGCGGAGACGTTCGAAGGCATAATGAAGATCATCAACAGGACAGAGGGACTAATGCCGCCGGCACCAGAGGACACAGAGGTGCTCAAGGAGCGCTGCCAGTGCGTCCGCTATTGGCTGGACAACTTCGCACCCGATGAGGTGAAGTTCGCCGTGGCCAAGCAGATGCCCGAGGTGGAACTGTCCACCCAGGAGAAGGCCTACTTCACCATGCTGCACGACGCCCTGGCCGGAGCGGACTGGAACCCGGACACGATACACAATGCCGTTTACGACAACGCCAAAGGAGCGGGCATCCTGCCCAAAGCGGCATTCCAGGCATTATACAAGATCTTCGTCTCCCGCACATCGGGACCGCGCCTAGGATACTTCCTGTCCACCTTGGACAAGTCCTTCGTGATGAAGAGGCTGGCCGAGGCCAGCTCTTAGGCCTGCCTTCTCCTCAGGGAGAACAGAAGTGCCACGACTGCGAACCAGACCAGCAGCACCACGATCAGTATGACCACGTACCCGGGGAAGAAGGTGTTGATGATCAGGACCACCCCGATCATCGCCATAAGGTTTCCCCAGAACAGGAAGTAGTTCGAGTCCGATTTTGTCCAGGGCATCCCCTGGGCTGGCTTTCCGAGGCTGAACCCGAGGATGAGGACGAACACGCCCAGCTCCAGGAGGATCACCGGCACCAATAGCCACCAGTTATTCAGCGCGAAGGATACTACTATGGCGACTGCCACCGACAGCAGCACCGCCGCTGTGGATATCCCGGAACTGTTGAACCTGCGATTACCGTCGGTCATAGGAACCGTATAGCCATTGCCCTGCTGAGATAATAAGATGACCGGTCTACTTCTTCAGTAGACCGAGCTCGTTCAGCTTGTCAGGCATGTACTTGTCGGTCACGAAGTCGAGACCGTACTTCGCCAACGCCTGCTGTTCAGCCTTCTTGTTCAGCTTCAGCATGGTCTCGATCTCGTCCTTCCAGTAACGGTCATTGAAGCGGGGGTCGTTCAGTTCCGCGTTC from Methanomassiliicoccales archaeon encodes the following:
- the lysS gene encoding lysine--tRNA ligase, producing the protein MQWADVIAKSLLEKGRKHLLSTGISPSGHIHVGSLREAITANAVVKALLDQGADVKLIYLVDDYDPLRKRYPFLPECYEKEIGRPLCQIPCPGDKCHESYGAHFIQPFLDAIAEMGIHPEVFWTHKVYEEGKFAELTDLVIREKDKVATILREVTGREVPANFWPVSPQCGSCGHFTDHVTSYEYPYVHYKCHCGHEGKADLRIGQAKLPWRLEWAAKWKIFGVTCEPFGKDHAAAGGSYESGVRFCKELFGIDPPYPIPYEFIQFKGKGQMHKSTGHVVTGTDALKITPAPVLNFSVLRYNPDRHIDYDPGLGILDAVDEYDHVESLYFKGGADEKEKDLLRAYEIAQPKCVRTKLPMQVPYRHLVHVVQTAETFEGIMKIINRTEGLMPPAPEDTEVLKERCQCVRYWLDNFAPDEVKFAVAKQMPEVELSTQEKAYFTMLHDALAGADWNPDTIHNAVYDNAKGAGILPKAAFQALYKIFVSRTSGPRLGYFLSTLDKSFVMKRLAEASS